TAGCGCTGTGACCGATCTCGCCGCCCTCCACCCTGCTTGGGCCGAGCGCTTCAACGCCGGCGATCTGGACGGGATGCTGCGACTCTACGAGCATGGCGCGGTGTTCCTCCCCGAGCCGGGCCGCCCCGTCGCGGGCAGCGGCCTGCGCGGTGCGTTGCAGGAGTTCATCGACCTTGGCGTTCCCGTCCGAGTGACGGTCCGGCACACGGCGCGCGTCGGAGAGATCGGCCTCATCGTCGCCGATTGGCGGCTCGACGGCACGCGCGCGGACGGGGAGAGCGTGAGCATGGCGGGAAGCGCCTCCGATGTGGCGAGACTCCACCCCGGACACGGCTGGCGATTCGTCATCGACAACGCCTTCGGCACCGCGTGAGAGCAGGGGGCGGCCTGTTCAGCCGTGTGAGGGGAGGCGGCCCCACTCGGCGTCGCCGTCCACGTAGACCCGCGGGACGCGCGCCGCGACGCCGGTGACCATCTCGTCGGCGATCGTCCCGGCCCACTCTGCGTATTCCTCCGCGGTGGCCTCGCCACTCTCGCCCGGGCCGAACAGGATGGCGGTGTCGCCCGGTTCGACGCGCTGGTCTCCGGCATCCACCAGCATCGAGTCCGCTTCGACGGCGATCACGGGGCAGCGGCGCCCGCCCAGCTGGACCGAGGTCCGGGCGAGGCCGAGCGTGGGGACGCCGTCGCCGAAGCCGATGCCGACGCGGACGTGTGCGTTGCCGCCGAGGTGTGCGGCGGTGACCGGGGCCTCGAGGCGCATGACCGGCTTCAGGCCGAGCTCCGCGCCGGTCGTGTCGTCGAACGGGGAGAAGCCGTAGGCGGCGATGCCGAAGCGCACCAGGGCGAAGCGGGCCTCCGGCATGCGGATTCCGGCCGAGCTCGCGGCCAGGTGCAGGATCTCGAATCGCGCGCCCCGGGCTTCGGCCTCGGCGACTGCGTCCAGGAACTCCGCGAGCGCCGCCTCGTCGTCGGCGATCGACGTGTCGGCCAGGTGGGACCAGGCGGCGCGGACGCGGACGACACCGGCCCCTTGCAGAGCCAGCGCGGCATCGACCAGCGCCGGCCACTCCTCGCGGGTCGCGCCGTTGCGGCTGAGCCCGGTGTCCACTTTCAGGTGGACGATCGCGGGCCGGTCCGCGGCGGCGGCCGCGATGGCGTCCAGCTGCCAGAGGCTCGAGATGCCGAGGTCGATGTCGTTCTCGATGCCCGCGCGCCAGTCGGTCCCGGCGCCGTGCAGCCAGGCGAGCAGGGGAACGGTCACCCCCGCCCGGCGCAGCACCAGCCCGGCGGGGATCTCGAGGACGGCGAGCGAGGTGGCGCCCGCCTCCACGCCGGCTTCCGCGATCGGCAGCAGGCCGTGCCCGTAAGCGTCGGCCTTGACCGCCAGCATGGTCTCGGCGGGCGCGATCAGCCGGGTGAGCTGCGCCACATTGCGGCGGAGGGCGGCCAGGTCGATGACGGCGCGGGGGAGCGGTTCGGCCATGGCGTCCACGATGGTCATGCGTAACGCCTCTCGATGCGCCGGCCGAGCCGGCTGGTGATCACGGGGGCGGCGACGCCCAGGGCGTCCGCCCAGTCGAGGACGGTGGGCTCGCCGCGGCCCGGGTCGCCGAAGACCACGACCGGGTCGCCGGGGAGCGCGTCGGCGTCCCCGATGTCGACCACGAACTGATCCATCGCGATGCGTCCGCTCACGCGCCCCCGGACGGTTCCGACCTGAACGGGACCCCTGTTCGAGGCGACGCGCAGGAGGCCGTCCGCGTACCCGAGCGCCACCAGGACCAGGGTGCTCGGGCGCTCGGTGCGGTAGGTGTAGCCGTAGGACACCCCGCGGCGCGCGCCGACCCGCTTGACGGCGACGATCTCCCCGACCAGGCGCAGCGCGGGGCGGGAGGCCTGCTGCGGATCGAGACCGAACAGCTCCGGTCCGAGCAGCGCGCCGGCGTCGCCCGCGGGGGAATCGACCAGGACGCGTCCCGACACACCGTCGTCGGCCAGCGTCGCAGCGTCCTCGATGCGGGAAACCAGAAAACCGCCGGTGCCGGCCGACGACAGTACACGCGCCACGGGAATGAGCCCGTGGCCGTACGCGTCGACTCTGAGGTCGGCGGTGGAATTGGCGAGCGGTCGCCCGCTGGAGATCGCGTTGGCGACGATGGCGTCGAGATCGATGTGCGCGTGCCGGCGCACGCCGGGGGCCGGTGTCATCGTCGCAAGGAACGGTGCGGGTCCCGCAGGCCGTGTCAGGCGCGCTGCTCTTCGAAGAGCCGCGCCGTCTCGTCGTGCCAGCTGTGCGCGATCTGGGACAGCTTCTCCTGGTGCTTCTTGCCGTGGTGGGCGCAGAAGAGGAGCTCGCCGTTCTTGACCTCGACACGGATGTACGCCTGCGCTCCGCAGCTGTCGCAGCGGTCGGCGGCCGTGATCTGTGGCCCCGGTGCGATCTCGTCAACCGCACCATTCTCCGAGGTGATCGTCGACATGAGATGCTCCTTTCGTCGGGGCCGGTGTGACTCGGTATCTCTATAGAACCATGGGAATCCGCCAGACAGGCTCGATTCGCTCCTAGTTTCGCTCAACGCGAAGCGCGGCGGGCCTCGGGTGTCGTCGCCCCGGCAGCCCCTGCGGCGCTTACGCTGGGGGATGCACGGCGTCCGCGTTCCCGCGGGGCGCGTCGGAACTACAAGGAGCGCTCGTGGCGAGCTCGGACTATTCGGCCAGGCATCTCTCGGTCCTGGAGGGACTGGAAGCAGTACGCAAGCGCCCCGGCATGTACATCGGCTCGACCGATTCGCGCGGCCTCATGCACTGCCTCTGGGAGATCATCGACAACTCGGTCGATGAGGCGCTGGCCGGGCACGGCTCGTCGATCGACGTCGTGCTGCATCCCGACAGCAGCGTCGAAGTGCGCGACAGGGCCCGCGGCATCCCGGTGGATGTGGAGCCCAAGACGGGTCTCACCGGCGTCGAAGTCGTCTTCACGAAACTGCACGCGGGAGGCAAGTTCGGCACCGGCTCCTATGCGGCTTCTGGCGGTCTGCACGGCGTCGGCGCTTCGGTCGTGAACGCGCTGTCGGAACGGCTGGACGTCGAGGTCGACCGCGACGGAAAGACCTGGGCGATGTCGTTCCACCGCGGCGAACCGGGCGTCTTCGAGGATGGTGCGGCGGCTCCCGGGCCGGATGCGCCCTTCACGCCGTTCGTCTCGGGAAGCGAGCTGCGGGTCGTGGGTAGGGTCGCGAAAGGTGCGACCGGGACGCGCATCCGCTATTGGGCCGACCGGCAGATCTTCACGAAGGGCGCCGAGTTCTCGGTGGACGATCTGATCGGCCGCGCACGGCAGACTGCGTTCCTGGTCCCCGGGCTCGCGATCGCGATCGACGACAAGCGCAGTGCCGAGGGCGGCAGCACGACCTTCAAGTACGACGGCGGCCTCTCCGAGTTCGCGGACTTCCTCGCGCCGGACAGCCCGATCACCGAGACCTGGCGGCTCACCGGCGAGGGCGCTTTCACCGAGACCGTTCCGGTCCTCTCCGACAGCGGCGCGATGGTCCCGACCGAGCTGAAGCGGGAGTGTCACGTCGACATCGCCCTGCGCTGGGGCACCGGCTACGACACGGTGATGCGCTCGTTCGTGAACATCATCGCCACGCCCAAAGGCGGCAGCCACCAGGCCGGCTTCGACCAGGGGCTGCTCAAGTTCCTCCGTCAGCAGGTGGAGCTGAACGCCCGGCGGCTCAAGGCGGGCACCGACAAACTCGAGAAGGACGATGTGATGGCCGGTCTCACCGCCGTTCTGACCGTCCGCCTGCCCGAGCCGCAGTTCGAGGGGCAGACCAAGGAGGTGCTCGGGACGCCGGCTGTCCGCGCGATCGTCGCGGGCGTCGTCCAGAAGTCTCTTTCCGAGCGGTTCGGCTCCTCCAAACGGGACGACAAGACGCAGTCGGCGCTCGTGCTGGACAAGGTGGTGGCGGAGATGAAGTCGCGCATCTCGGCGCGCGCCCACAAGGAGACGCAACGCCGCAAGAACGCGCTGGAGACCTCGTCGCTGCCGGCGAAGCTCGTGGACTGCCGTTCGAGCGATGTGGCGAACAGCGAGTTGTTCATCGTCGAGGGCGACTCGGCGCTCGGCACCGCCCGGCGGGCGCGCGACAGCGAATACCAGGCCCTGCTGCCGATCCGCGGCAAGATCCTCAACGTGCAGAAAGCGTCCGTCTCGGACATGCTCTCGAACGCCGAGTGCGCCGCCATCATCCAGGTCATCGGCGCCGGTTCCGGCCGGACCTTCGACATCGCTTCCGCACGGTACGGCAAGGTCATCATCATGTCGGACGCGGATGTGGACGGCGCCCACATCCGAACTTTGCTGCTGACGCTGTTCTTCCGTTACATGCGGCCCATGATCGAGGAGGGCCGCGTGTTCGCCGCGGTTCCCCCGCTGCACCGGGTGGTCGTCGTGAACCCCGGTTCGAAGCCGAACGAGACGGTCTACACGTACTCAGAGGCGGAGTTGCAGGCTGTGCTGGGCGACCTGAAGAAGCGCGGCAGGAAGTACCAGGAACCTATTCAGCGCTACAAGGGACTCGGCGAGATGGATGCGGACCAGCTGGCCACCACCACGATGGATCGCGGGCACCGCACACTCCGCCGGGTGCGGGTCCCCGACGCCGAGGGGGCGAACCGCGTGTTCGAGCTCCTCATGGGCAACGATGTCGCCCCGCGCAAAGAGTTCATCATCGCCGGAGCCGACGATCTGAGCCGCGCCCGCATCGACGCGTAACCGCCCCGTCCCCGCCCACTTTCCCACCCCACCCAGCTCCGAGAGAACCCCGCCTCTCCCGGTAAGCCCACCCTTCCCGGTAAGGAGAGGAGAGCTCTGCCCGCCTGGCCAAGATCTCCTCCCTTTTCGGCCAGATGCTGCCCCCGCCGACGGATCTCCTCCCTTTTCGTCATCGGCCGCTGAGTCGCCTGGTGGTGGGTTTCGGCCTTGGTGCATGGCGAGGTCACGTGTTGGAAAGGGAGGGGATTCGGTGCGTGAGAGGGGGAAACGCAGGGAAGGGAGGAGATCTGGGCCGGATGTGGGTGGAATGTCCTCCGTTTCGGCTGGGTGGGGGCATGTTCGGCTGGGTGGGGGTGTGCCGGGGACGGGGGAAAAGAAGAGGCTGGGGCTCAGGAGATCTGGCGGCCGAGGGAGCCGACGACCGTGTCGAGGGGGGCGCCCGAGCCATCGCGGCGTGCGCCGCTCTCGGGGAGGGCTCGGACGGCTCCGTCGGAGGCGACCGCGAGGGCGGGGGCGGGGCCGGTCCAGGCGAGCGCGAGCTCGGTCTCGCCCTTGAGGAAGCGCTGCGAGCGGACGCCTCCGGTGGCGCGGCCCTTGGCCGGGAACTCGGCGAAGTCGCTGACCTTGCCGCTGCCGGGGTCGGAGCCGGGGAGGGTCTGGTCGCTGACGGCGACGGTGACGACGACGGCTGTGTCTTTCTCCGTCGCGCTGATTGCGCCGAAGAAGATGACGCGGGCGCCGGGCGCGAGAGCGATACCGGCCATGCCGCCGGCGGCGCGGCCCTGTGGCCGGACCGAGGCCGCCGGGAAGCGGAGGAGCTGGCTGTCGCTCGCGACGAAGACGAGCTCGTCGGTGTCCTCGGTGTGTACGGCGCCGACGACTTCGTCGCCAGCCTTCAGGCCGATGATCTCGAATTCGGGTTTGCTGGCCCAGTCGCCCGGCGCGACGCGCTTCACGACGCCTTGACGGGTGCCGAGCGCGATCGGGTTTGGGGAGTCGAGGGAGACGAGGGCGAGAACGCGTTCCTTTTTGTCCGCGAGCGCCAGGTAGTCGTCCACTCTCACCCCGGCGCCGAGCTGAATGGAGTTCGGCGGGGCGGCCGGCAGGTCGACGGGGGAGAAGCGCAGGAGCCGTCCCCGGTTCGTGACCGCTCCGATCTCGCTGCGGTTGGTGGTGTCCAGGCGGGAGAGGACGGCGTCGTGCTTGCTGCGGCGCACCGGAGGCTGGATGCGGTCGAGTCCGGCGTCTTGCTCCGCTCCGGCGTCCACCCGCAGGATGCGCCCGGTGGTCGAGAGGAACACCCGGCAGGGCACGTCCGCGACCTCCAGCTGTGCCGTCGCCGCTTTGCCGCGCGACGCGCTCGCGATCGACGGCTTCGCCTCGGTGAGCAGTGTGCGGCGCGGTGTCCCGAACGTCGCGGCGACCTGCTCCAGCTCGTCCGAGACGAGCGCGTTGATGAGGGTGCGGCTGGCGAGCAGGGCTTCCAGCTCCGCGATCTCGGCCCGGAGCTGGTCGCGTTCGGCTTCCAGCTCGATGCGGGAGAACCGGGTGAGGCGGCGCAGGCGCAGTTCGAGGATGTAGTCGGCCTGCAGTGTGCTGAGGTCGAAAACCTGCATGAGGCGGCTGCGGGCCTGATCGGTGTCGTCCGAGGTGCGGATCACCTGGATGACCTCGTCGATGTCCAGGATGGCGACGAGGAGGCCTTCGACCAGGTGCAGGCGCTCTTTCCGCCGGGCGAGGCGGAACTCCGAACGGCGGGTGACCACGCGGATGCGGTGGCCGAGATACACGCTGAGGAGCTCCCGCAGGCCGAGCGTCTGCGGCCCGCCCTCGACGAGGGCGACACTGTTGATCGAGAAGCCCTCCTCCAGCGGGGTGTGCCGGTAGAGCTGTTCCAGCACCGCTTCCGGGCTGAAGCCGGTCTTGACGCCAATGATGAGGCGCAGTCCGTGTTTGCGGTCGGAGAGGTCGGTGACGTCCGAGATGCCGTTCAGCTTCTTGGCATTGACGCCGTCTTTGATCTTCTCGATCACGCGCTCCGGGCCGACCCCATAGGGCAGCTCGGTCACGACGAGGCCGTTCTTGCGGGCGGTGATCGGCTCGACGCCGACTTTGGCCCGCATCCGGAAGCTGCCCCGTCCCGTCGCGTAGGCGTCGCGGACGCCGGAGAGGCCGGCGATGGTGCCGCCGCTCGGGAGGTCGGGGCCGGGGATGTAGGCCATCAGGTCGTCCAGCGTCGCGTCCGGGTTGTTGAGCAGGTGCCGGGCGGCTCCAACGACTTCCACGAGGTTGTGCGGTGCCATGTTGGTGGCCATTCCGACCGCGATCCCGCTGGCGCCGTTGACGAGGAGGTTCGGGAAGGCCGCGGGCAGCACATCCGGCTGCATGAGTTGGTTGTCGTAGTTGGGGACGAAATCGACCACGTCTTCGTCCAGGTCCCCGGTCAGCGCGAGGGCGGCGGCGGCGAGGCGGGCTTCGGTGTAGCGCGCGGCGGCGGGACCGTCGTCCAGCGAGCCGAAGTTGCCGTGGCCGTCGACCAGGGGGACGCGGAGGGTGAAGTCCTGCGCCATCCTCACCAGCGCGTCGTAGATCGCGCTGTCGCCGTGCGGGTGCAGTTTGCCCATGACCTCGCCGGTGACACGCGCCGACTTCACATGACCGCGGTCGGGCCGCAGACCCATCTCGGTCATCATGTACAGGATGCGGCGCTGCACGGGCTTCAGCCCGTCGCGGGCGT
This genomic window from Leifsonia xyli subsp. cynodontis DSM 46306 contains:
- a CDS encoding YybH family protein, yielding MTSAVTDLAALHPAWAERFNAGDLDGMLRLYEHGAVFLPEPGRPVAGSGLRGALQEFIDLGVPVRVTVRHTARVGEIGLIVADWRLDGTRADGESVSMAGSASDVARLHPGHGWRFVIDNAFGTA
- a CDS encoding alanine racemase, whose translation is MTIVDAMAEPLPRAVIDLAALRRNVAQLTRLIAPAETMLAVKADAYGHGLLPIAEAGVEAGATSLAVLEIPAGLVLRRAGVTVPLLAWLHGAGTDWRAGIENDIDLGISSLWQLDAIAAAAADRPAIVHLKVDTGLSRNGATREEWPALVDAALALQGAGVVRVRAAWSHLADTSIADDEAALAEFLDAVAEAEARGARFEILHLAASSAGIRMPEARFALVRFGIAAYGFSPFDDTTGAELGLKPVMRLEAPVTAAHLGGNAHVRVGIGFGDGVPTLGLARTSVQLGGRRCPVIAVEADSMLVDAGDQRVEPGDTAILFGPGESGEATAEEYAEWAGTIADEMVTGVAARVPRVYVDGDAEWGRLPSHG
- a CDS encoding alanine racemase, whose translation is MTPAPGVRRHAHIDLDAIVANAISSGRPLANSTADLRVDAYGHGLIPVARVLSSAGTGGFLVSRIEDAATLADDGVSGRVLVDSPAGDAGALLGPELFGLDPQQASRPALRLVGEIVAVKRVGARRGVSYGYTYRTERPSTLVLVALGYADGLLRVASNRGPVQVGTVRGRVSGRIAMDQFVVDIGDADALPGDPVVVFGDPGRGEPTVLDWADALGVAAPVITSRLGRRIERRYA
- a CDS encoding DUF7455 domain-containing protein; translation: MSTITSENGAVDEIAPGPQITAADRCDSCGAQAYIRVEVKNGELLFCAHHGKKHQEKLSQIAHSWHDETARLFEEQRA
- a CDS encoding DNA gyrase/topoisomerase IV subunit B → MASSDYSARHLSVLEGLEAVRKRPGMYIGSTDSRGLMHCLWEIIDNSVDEALAGHGSSIDVVLHPDSSVEVRDRARGIPVDVEPKTGLTGVEVVFTKLHAGGKFGTGSYAASGGLHGVGASVVNALSERLDVEVDRDGKTWAMSFHRGEPGVFEDGAAAPGPDAPFTPFVSGSELRVVGRVAKGATGTRIRYWADRQIFTKGAEFSVDDLIGRARQTAFLVPGLAIAIDDKRSAEGGSTTFKYDGGLSEFADFLAPDSPITETWRLTGEGAFTETVPVLSDSGAMVPTELKRECHVDIALRWGTGYDTVMRSFVNIIATPKGGSHQAGFDQGLLKFLRQQVELNARRLKAGTDKLEKDDVMAGLTAVLTVRLPEPQFEGQTKEVLGTPAVRAIVAGVVQKSLSERFGSSKRDDKTQSALVLDKVVAEMKSRISARAHKETQRRKNALETSSLPAKLVDCRSSDVANSELFIVEGDSALGTARRARDSEYQALLPIRGKILNVQKASVSDMLSNAECAAIIQVIGAGSGRTFDIASARYGKVIIMSDADVDGAHIRTLLLTLFFRYMRPMIEEGRVFAAVPPLHRVVVVNPGSKPNETVYTYSEAELQAVLGDLKKRGRKYQEPIQRYKGLGEMDADQLATTTMDRGHRTLRRVRVPDAEGANRVFELLMGNDVAPRKEFIIAGADDLSRARIDA
- a CDS encoding DNA gyrase/topoisomerase IV subunit A, producing MTPSDDQAPAAERIEDVDVTTEMQGSFLEYAYSVIYSRALPDARDGLKPVQRRILYMMTEMGLRPDRGHVKSARVTGEVMGKLHPHGDSAIYDALVRMAQDFTLRVPLVDGHGNFGSLDDGPAAARYTEARLAAAALALTGDLDEDVVDFVPNYDNQLMQPDVLPAAFPNLLVNGASGIAVGMATNMAPHNLVEVVGAARHLLNNPDATLDDLMAYIPGPDLPSGGTIAGLSGVRDAYATGRGSFRMRAKVGVEPITARKNGLVVTELPYGVGPERVIEKIKDGVNAKKLNGISDVTDLSDRKHGLRLIIGVKTGFSPEAVLEQLYRHTPLEEGFSINSVALVEGGPQTLGLRELLSVYLGHRIRVVTRRSEFRLARRKERLHLVEGLLVAILDIDEVIQVIRTSDDTDQARSRLMQVFDLSTLQADYILELRLRRLTRFSRIELEAERDQLRAEIAELEALLASRTLINALVSDELEQVAATFGTPRRTLLTEAKPSIASASRGKAATAQLEVADVPCRVFLSTTGRILRVDAGAEQDAGLDRIQPPVRRSKHDAVLSRLDTTNRSEIGAVTNRGRLLRFSPVDLPAAPPNSIQLGAGVRVDDYLALADKKERVLALVSLDSPNPIALGTRQGVVKRVAPGDWASKPEFEIIGLKAGDEVVGAVHTEDTDELVFVASDSQLLRFPAASVRPQGRAAGGMAGIALAPGARVIFFGAISATEKDTAVVVTVAVSDQTLPGSDPGSGKVSDFAEFPAKGRATGGVRSQRFLKGETELALAWTGPAPALAVASDGAVRALPESGARRDGSGAPLDTVVGSLGRQIS